A window from Malania oleifera isolate guangnan ecotype guangnan chromosome 7, ASM2987363v1, whole genome shotgun sequence encodes these proteins:
- the LOC131160596 gene encoding uncharacterized protein LOC131160596: protein MDLQPEELQFLSIPDIVKESISIPKLSPKTFYLITLTLIFPLSFAILAHTLFTHPLIAQLTSAEPSDAFRSHSHAHEWSLLLTFQFFYLIFLFAFSLLSTAAVVFTVASLYTSKPVSFSSTLSAVPKVFKRLFITFLWVCLLMFLYNLVLIGSLFLLMVALDTQNVLLFLFAVLFMLTLFLVIHVYITALWHLASVISVLEPVYGFAAMKKSYELLKGKTRMAATLVFGYIATCGVIAGIFGSVVVRGGSHYGVFVRIVVGGFLVGVLVIVNLVGLLVQSVFYYVCKSYHHQGIDKSALHDHLGGYLGEYVPLKSSIQMESLDM from the coding sequence ATGGATCTGCAACCTGAGGAGCTGCAATTTCTTAGCATACCAGACATAGTGAAGGAATCCATCTCCATCCCAAAGCTCTCACCAAAAACCTTCTACCTCATAACCCTCACTCTCATCTTCCCTCTTTCATTCGCAATTCTCGCCCACACTCTCTTCACCCACCCACTCATCGCCCAACTCACCTCCGCTGAACCTTCAGATGCCTTCCGTTCCCACTCCCACGCCCACGAGTGGTCCCTCCTCCTGACCTTCCAGTTCTTCTACCTCATCTTCCTCTTCGCCTTCTCCCTCCTCTCCACCGCTGCCGTCGTCTTCACTGTCGCCTCTCTCTACACCTCCAAGCCCGTTTCCTTTTCTTCCACCCTCTCTGCAGTGCCCAAAGTCTTTAAGCgcctcttcatcaccttcctgTGGGTTTGTCTGTTGATGTTCCTCTACAACCTCGTGCTCATCGGCTCTTTGTTTCTTCTGATGGTGGCTCTTGATACCCAGAACGTGCTTTTATTCTTGTTCGCTGTGCTGTTTATGCTGACGCTCTTTCTTGTTATACATGTATACATAACGGCTCTATGGCATTTGGCCAGCGTCATCTCTGTTCTTGAGCCGGTATATGGGTTTGCGGCGATGAAGAAGAGCTATGAGTTACTGAAGGGGAAAACCCGGATGGCGGCGACACTTGTTTTTGGTTATATTGCGACTTGCGGGGTTATTGCAGGCATATTTGGATCGGTGGTGGTGCGTGGTGGGTCTCACTATGGAGTATTTGTTAGGATTGTGGTTGGTGGATTCTTGGTTGGGGTGTTGGTGATTGTGAATTTGGTAGGGTTGTTGGTGCAGAGTGTGTTTTACTACGTCTGTAAGAGTTACCACCATCAGGGGATTGATAAGAGTGCTTTGCACGATCATCTTGGTGGGTATCTTGGAGAATATGTGCCTCTCAAGAGCAGTATTCAGATGGAAAGCTTGGATATGTGA